From a single Drosophila sulfurigaster albostrigata strain 15112-1811.04 chromosome 3, ASM2355843v2, whole genome shotgun sequence genomic region:
- the LOC133841959 gene encoding lysozyme D-like codes for MKAFIVLVALALAAPAFGRTMDRCSLAREMSDLGVPRDQLARWTCIAEHESSYRTGVVGPENYNGSNDYGIFQINNYYWCQPANGRFSYNECALSCNALLTDDITNSVRCAQKILGQQGWSAWSTWKYCDGYLPSIDSCF; via the coding sequence ATGAAGGCTTTCATCGTTTTGGTTGCTCTGGCTTTGGCCGCCCCCGCTTTCGGTCGCACCATGGACCGTTGCTCCCTGGCTCGTGAGATGTCCGACTTGGGTGTTCCTCGTGACCAACTCGCTCGCTGGACCTGCATTGCTGAGCACGAGAGCTCCTACCGCACCGGTGTTGTGGGCCCTGAGAACTACAACGGCTCCAACGACTACGGTATCTTCCAGATCAACAACTACTACTGGTGCCAGCCTGCCAACGGTCGCTTCTCCTACAACGAGTGCGCCCTCAGCTGCAACGCTCTGTTGACCGATGACATCACCAACTCTGTCCGTTGCGCTCAGAAGATCCTTGGCCAGCAGGGCTGGTCTGCCTGGTCCACCTGGAAGTACTGTGATGGTTACCTGCCCTCAATCGACAGCTGCTTCTAA
- the LOC133841955 gene encoding lysozyme D-like — MKAFIVLVALALAAPAFGRTMDRCSLAREMSDLGVPRDQLARWTCIADHESNYRTGVVGPENSDGSHDYGIFQINNLYWCQPDTGRFSYNECSLSCNALLTDDITNSVRCAQKILGQQGWSAWATWKYCDGSLPSIDSCF, encoded by the coding sequence ATGAAGGCTTTCATCGttttggttgctttggctttggccgcCCCCGCTTTCGGTCGCACCATGGATCGTTGCTCTCTGGCCCGCGAGATGTCCGACTTGGGTGTTCCTCGTGACCAACTCGCTCGCTGGACCTGCATTGCTGACCACGAGAGCAACTACCGCACTGGCGTTGTTGGCCCTGAGAACTCCGACGGCTCCCACGACTATGGAATCTTCCAGATCAACAACTTGTACTGGTGCCAGCCTGATACCGGTCGCTTCTCCTACAACGAGTGCTCCCTCAGCTGCAACGCTCTGTTGACCGATGATATCACCAACTCTGTCCGTTGCGCTCAGAAGATCCTTGGACAACAAGGCTGGTCTGCCTGGGCTACCTGGAAGTACTGCGACGGCTCTCTGCCCTCCATCGATAGCTGCTTCTAA
- the LOC133841943 gene encoding uncharacterized protein LOC133841943 isoform X2 encodes MLNKLNVLFFRDSSTLQRHHQQPQQQQQHRKFDMAPSVCEIASPKLPSHKETSGGQASSQASPPAPALSSVSGTNKCGTSSLNGSLASYKMAGSEQSWPQAPVYSKENQRPPVYNPEDYVQSLRKFTKGSGTAKVQSIYDVNINGGGNIKEADYKAATLPAKHSGYKSPIPAPPESDSEMSLRQFGSITDLLTKLRADLRVSFPSFVQEFVATPSDGISHLLEVLRAIQMAQASNAPAPLAGGTNSLAMSRNPQSYQRRALLDELSCLQCLSICCSRSLDAIARLGNTPVGLMPLASSATGQGIRGRILALQLLASACDRQPFGQGNGGQKISAAGHTAVSEAMSTLRLRCSEPVRFRLLIGILNSGGGSGELQCAGIKFLNTFIESAVSLQQRLYIQAELCQAGLETSTLARTISSSSPWLDALRSELKRFNELHIDVDKMLAQARDADRVRSQMVILERRVQILHEEKTVLTSMERRLQERCAELQREIFRLQGAQESNFKPVEAHQPVALPRQVPPTTKIPGGSKQICSEHEDEGISSSETGASLSPVPILVLPSKSKHHKQSRKSQMKINDDDDDDAATIEDVIEELDNIVSEAEKQISNQAKASSGKDKHQRAAVEQEQDIVPVNIVPQPPRKSRSLAHLVPRTDCSEQEGSQYGLMMPGDSAAVERLAAMQTFFDEVDYDANDAEQHQSYVMDVPETEANTTATAYNASINRELLDVIMNARHDEHDPTMLALRNSTAQQTVQVERQVSVSNSKPAAPAPPAQHFNGVFFMTGMNTPQKYPKPDLTAALQARRVTKNVERLEAAFASTHDPTQDSPGMVREKSRSNQQIYFSSNPAMRMHDYPAANQHSANVSSRTRSYTQGSKVTDLPSGLY; translated from the exons ATGCTCAATAAACTGAATGTCTTGTTTTTCCG TGACAGCTCGACGCTGCAGCGACACCatcagcagccgcagcagcagcagcagcaccgcAAGTTCGACATGGCACCCAGCGTGTGCGAGATTGCCTCGCCCAAATTGCCGTCGCACAAAGAGACCTCTGGTGGTCAGGCCTCATCGCAGGCCTCCCCGCCAGCGCCAGCTCTCTCCAGCGTCTCGGGCACCAACAAATGCGGCACCAGCAGCTTGAATGGCTCGTTGGCCTCCTACAAAATGGCCGGCTCCGAGCAGAGCTGGCCACAGGCGCCCGTCTATAGCAAAGAGAACCAGCGACCGCCGGTCTATAATCCCGAGGACTATGTGCAGTCGTTGAGGAAGTTCACCAAGGGCAGCGGCACAGCCAAAGTGCAGTCCATCTACGATGTCAACATCAATGGAGGCGGAAATATTAAGGAGGCCGACTACAAAGCTGCCACGCTGCCAGCCAAGCACTCGGGCTACAA AAGTCCCATACCGGCGCCACCGGAGAGTGACAGCGAGATGTCACTGCGTCAGTTTGGCTCTATTACCGATCTGCTGACCAAGCTGCGTGCCGATCTGCGCGTCTCCTTTCCCAGCTTCGTGCAGGAATTTGTGGCCACACCCTCGGATGGCATTAGTCACCTGCTTGAGGTGCTGCGCGCCATACAAATGGCCCAAGCAAGCAATGCACCTGCTCCACTCGCTGGAGGCACCAACTCCCTGGCCATGTCACGCAATCCACAGAGCTATCAGCGTCGTGCGCTGCTCGACGAGCTCTCCTGCTT ACAATGCCTGAGCATTTGCTGTTCCCGATCTCTGGATGCCATAGCCCGCTTAGGCAACACACCCGTCGGTCTAATGCCGCTCGCTTCCTCCGCTACCGGACAGGGTATTAGAGGACGCATTCTGGCACTGCAGTTGCTGGCTTCAGCTTGCGATCGACAGCCCTTTGGCCAGGGTAATGGCGGGCAAAAGATTAGCGCCGCCGGACACACCGCTGTCTCGGAGGCGATGTCTACGCTGCGTTTACGATGCAGTGAACCCGTGCGGTTTCGTCTACTTATTGGCATTTTGAATAGCGGCGGCGGCTCCGGCGAACTGCAATGCGCGGGAATCAA ATTTCTCAACACTTTCATTGAGAGTGCCGTGAGTTTGCAGCAGCGTCTCTATATCCAAGCAGAGCTTTGCCAAGCGGGCCTGGAGACTAGCACGCTGGCGCGTACCATCTCCTCATCGTCACCCTGGCTGGATGCGTTGCGCAGCGAGCTGAAACGTTTCAACGAGCTGCACATTGATGTGGACAAAATGCTGGCGCAGGCACGAGATGCAGATCGTGTACGCAGTCAAATGGTTATACTCGAGCGTCGTGTGCAAATACTGCACGAGGAGAAGACAGTGCTCACATCGATGGAGCGACGCCTGCAAGAGCGCTGTGCCGAGCTGCAACGTGAGATCTTTCGGCTGCAGGGCGCTCAAGAGTCCAACTTTAAGCCGGTCGAGGCGCATCAACCAGTTGCATTGCCGCGCCAAGTGCCTCCCACAACAAAAATTCCCGGAGGTAGCAAGCAGATCTGCTCGGAACACGAGGATGAGGGCATTAGCAGCTCGGAGACGGGTGCTTCGTTGAGTCCAGTGCCCATTCTCGTGCTGCCCTCAAAGTCGAAGCATCACAAACAATCACGCAAATCACAGATGAAAAtcaacgatgatgatgacgatgatgcgGCGACCATAGAAGATGTCATCGAGGAGCTGGACAATATTGTGAGCGAGGCAGAGAAACAGATCTCCAACCAGGCGAAGGCAAGCTCCGGTAAAGACAAACATCAGCGTGCCGCTGTGGAGCAGGAACAAGACATTGTTCCCGTCAACATTGTGCCACAACCGCCACGCAAGTCCCGATCTCTGGCCCATCTTGTACCACGCACCGATTGCTCCGAGCAGGAGGGCTCTCAATATGGTCTGATGATGCCTGGCGATTCAGCTGCAGTCGAACGTTTGGCTGCCATGCAGACCTTCTTCGATGAAGTGGACTATGATGCCAATGATGCTGAACAGCATCAGTCCTATGTCATGGATGTGCCCGAAACGGAGGCGAATACCACAGCGACCGCCTACAATGCGAGCATCAATCGTGAGCTGCTCGATGTCATCATGAACGCGCGGCACGACGAGCACGATCCCACAATGCTCGCTCTGAGGAATAGCACAGCTCAGCAAACGGTGCAGGTGGAGCGACAAGTCTCCGTTTCCAACAGCAAGCCAGCAGCTCCAGCGCCACCGGCACAGCACTTTAACGGTGTCTTCTTTATGACGGGCATGAACACACCTCAGAAGTATCCCAAACCGGATCTCACTGCCGCTCTGCAAGCACGTCGCGTGACCAAGAATGTGGAACGTCTCGAGGCGGCCTTCGCCTCCACGCACGATCCCACACAGGACTCTCCGGGCATGGTTAGGGAGAAGTCGCGCAGCAATCAGCAGATCTACTTCAGCAGCAATCCAGCCATGCGAATGCACGACTATCCTGCCGCCAATCAACACTCGGCCAATGTCTCCTCACGCACGCGATCCTACACCCAAGGCTCCAAGGTCACGGATCTACCCTCTGGGCTTTACTAG
- the LOC133841960 gene encoding lysozyme D → MKAFIVLVALALAAPAFGRTMDRCSLAREMSNLGVPRDQLARWTCIAEHESSYRTGVVGPENYNGSNDYGIFQINNYYWCQPANGRFSYNECALSCNALLTDDITNSVRCAQKILGQQGWSAWSTWKYCDGYLPSIDSCF, encoded by the coding sequence ATGAAGGCTTTCATCGTTTTGGTTGCTCTGGCTTTGGCCGCCCCCGCTTTCGGTCGCACCATGGACCGTTGTTCCTTGGCTCGTGAGATGTCCAACTTGGGTGTTCCCCGTGACCAACTCGCTCGCTGGACTTGCATTGCTGAGCATGAGAGCTCCTACCGCACCGGTGTTGTGGGCCCTGAGAACTACAACGGCTCCAACGACTACGGTATCTTCCAGATCAACAACTACTACTGGTGCCAGCCTGCCAACGGTCGCTTCTCCTACAACGAGTGCGCCCTCAGCTGCAACGCTCTGTTGACCGATGACATCACCAACTCCGTCCGTTGCGCCCAGAAGATCCTTGGACAGCAGGGTTGGTCTGCCTGGTCCACCTGGAAGTACTGCGATGGTTACCTGCCCTCCATCGACAGCTGCTTCTAA
- the LOC133841943 gene encoding uncharacterized protein LOC133841943 isoform X3, which yields MAPSVCEIASPKLPSHKETSGGQASSQASPPAPALSSVSGTNKCGTSSLNGSLASYKMAGSEQSWPQAPVYSKENQRPPVYNPEDYVQSLRKFTKGSGTAKVQSIYDVNINGGGNIKEADYKAATLPAKHSGYKSPIPAPPESDSEMSLRQFGSITDLLTKLRADLRVSFPSFVQEFVATPSDGISHLLEVLRAIQMAQASNAPAPLAGGTNSLAMSRNPQSYQRRALLDELSCLQCLSICCSRSLDAIARLGNTPVGLMPLASSATGQGIRGRILALQLLASACDRQPFGQGNGGQKISAAGHTAVSEAMSTLRLRCSEPVRFRLLIGILNSGGGSGELQCAGIKFLNTFIESAVSLQQRLYIQAELCQAGLETSTLARTISSSSPWLDALRSELKRFNELHIDVDKMLAQARDADRVRSQMVILERRVQILHEEKTVLTSMERRLQERCAELQREIFRLQGAQESNFKPVEAHQPVALPRQVPPTTKIPGGSKQICSEHEDEGISSSETGASLSPVPILVLPSKSKHHKQSRKSQMKINDDDDDDAATIEDVIEELDNIVSEAEKQISNQAKASSGKDKHQRAAVEQEQDIVPVNIVPQPPRKSRSLAHLVPRTDCSEQEGSQYGLMMPGDSAAVERLAAMQTFFDEVDYDANDAEQHQSYVMDVPETEANTTATAYNASINRELLDVIMNARHDEHDPTMLALRNSTAQQTVQVERQVSVSNSKPAAPAPPAQHFNGVFFMTGMNTPQKYPKPDLTAALQARRVTKNVERLEAAFASTHDPTQDSPGMVREKSRSNQQIYFSSNPAMRMHDYPAANQHSANVSSRTRSYTQGSKVTDLPSGLY from the exons ATGGCACCCAGCGTGTGCGAGATTGCCTCGCCCAAATTGCCGTCGCACAAAGAGACCTCTGGTGGTCAGGCCTCATCGCAGGCCTCCCCGCCAGCGCCAGCTCTCTCCAGCGTCTCGGGCACCAACAAATGCGGCACCAGCAGCTTGAATGGCTCGTTGGCCTCCTACAAAATGGCCGGCTCCGAGCAGAGCTGGCCACAGGCGCCCGTCTATAGCAAAGAGAACCAGCGACCGCCGGTCTATAATCCCGAGGACTATGTGCAGTCGTTGAGGAAGTTCACCAAGGGCAGCGGCACAGCCAAAGTGCAGTCCATCTACGATGTCAACATCAATGGAGGCGGAAATATTAAGGAGGCCGACTACAAAGCTGCCACGCTGCCAGCCAAGCACTCGGGCTACAA AAGTCCCATACCGGCGCCACCGGAGAGTGACAGCGAGATGTCACTGCGTCAGTTTGGCTCTATTACCGATCTGCTGACCAAGCTGCGTGCCGATCTGCGCGTCTCCTTTCCCAGCTTCGTGCAGGAATTTGTGGCCACACCCTCGGATGGCATTAGTCACCTGCTTGAGGTGCTGCGCGCCATACAAATGGCCCAAGCAAGCAATGCACCTGCTCCACTCGCTGGAGGCACCAACTCCCTGGCCATGTCACGCAATCCACAGAGCTATCAGCGTCGTGCGCTGCTCGACGAGCTCTCCTGCTT ACAATGCCTGAGCATTTGCTGTTCCCGATCTCTGGATGCCATAGCCCGCTTAGGCAACACACCCGTCGGTCTAATGCCGCTCGCTTCCTCCGCTACCGGACAGGGTATTAGAGGACGCATTCTGGCACTGCAGTTGCTGGCTTCAGCTTGCGATCGACAGCCCTTTGGCCAGGGTAATGGCGGGCAAAAGATTAGCGCCGCCGGACACACCGCTGTCTCGGAGGCGATGTCTACGCTGCGTTTACGATGCAGTGAACCCGTGCGGTTTCGTCTACTTATTGGCATTTTGAATAGCGGCGGCGGCTCCGGCGAACTGCAATGCGCGGGAATCAA ATTTCTCAACACTTTCATTGAGAGTGCCGTGAGTTTGCAGCAGCGTCTCTATATCCAAGCAGAGCTTTGCCAAGCGGGCCTGGAGACTAGCACGCTGGCGCGTACCATCTCCTCATCGTCACCCTGGCTGGATGCGTTGCGCAGCGAGCTGAAACGTTTCAACGAGCTGCACATTGATGTGGACAAAATGCTGGCGCAGGCACGAGATGCAGATCGTGTACGCAGTCAAATGGTTATACTCGAGCGTCGTGTGCAAATACTGCACGAGGAGAAGACAGTGCTCACATCGATGGAGCGACGCCTGCAAGAGCGCTGTGCCGAGCTGCAACGTGAGATCTTTCGGCTGCAGGGCGCTCAAGAGTCCAACTTTAAGCCGGTCGAGGCGCATCAACCAGTTGCATTGCCGCGCCAAGTGCCTCCCACAACAAAAATTCCCGGAGGTAGCAAGCAGATCTGCTCGGAACACGAGGATGAGGGCATTAGCAGCTCGGAGACGGGTGCTTCGTTGAGTCCAGTGCCCATTCTCGTGCTGCCCTCAAAGTCGAAGCATCACAAACAATCACGCAAATCACAGATGAAAAtcaacgatgatgatgacgatgatgcgGCGACCATAGAAGATGTCATCGAGGAGCTGGACAATATTGTGAGCGAGGCAGAGAAACAGATCTCCAACCAGGCGAAGGCAAGCTCCGGTAAAGACAAACATCAGCGTGCCGCTGTGGAGCAGGAACAAGACATTGTTCCCGTCAACATTGTGCCACAACCGCCACGCAAGTCCCGATCTCTGGCCCATCTTGTACCACGCACCGATTGCTCCGAGCAGGAGGGCTCTCAATATGGTCTGATGATGCCTGGCGATTCAGCTGCAGTCGAACGTTTGGCTGCCATGCAGACCTTCTTCGATGAAGTGGACTATGATGCCAATGATGCTGAACAGCATCAGTCCTATGTCATGGATGTGCCCGAAACGGAGGCGAATACCACAGCGACCGCCTACAATGCGAGCATCAATCGTGAGCTGCTCGATGTCATCATGAACGCGCGGCACGACGAGCACGATCCCACAATGCTCGCTCTGAGGAATAGCACAGCTCAGCAAACGGTGCAGGTGGAGCGACAAGTCTCCGTTTCCAACAGCAAGCCAGCAGCTCCAGCGCCACCGGCACAGCACTTTAACGGTGTCTTCTTTATGACGGGCATGAACACACCTCAGAAGTATCCCAAACCGGATCTCACTGCCGCTCTGCAAGCACGTCGCGTGACCAAGAATGTGGAACGTCTCGAGGCGGCCTTCGCCTCCACGCACGATCCCACACAGGACTCTCCGGGCATGGTTAGGGAGAAGTCGCGCAGCAATCAGCAGATCTACTTCAGCAGCAATCCAGCCATGCGAATGCACGACTATCCTGCCGCCAATCAACACTCGGCCAATGTCTCCTCACGCACGCGATCCTACACCCAAGGCTCCAAGGTCACGGATCTACCCTCTGGGCTTTACTAG
- the LOC133841953 gene encoding lysozyme B-like — protein MRTFIVLVLAALALATPALARTMNRCSLAKEMAKLGVPRDQLARWTCIAKHESSFRTGVVGPPNSDGSNDYGIFQINDRYWCQPPNGKKSSNGCGLSCKALLSDDITKSVRCAQKVLQQQGWPAWSTWKFCKGHLPSIDPCFK, from the coding sequence ATGCGAACTTTCATTGTTCTCGTCTTGGCAGCCCTGGCCCTGGCTACTCCCGCCCTGGCACGCACCATGAATCGCTGCTCGCTGGCCAAGGAAATGGCCAAATTGGGCGTGCCCCGTGATCAGTTGGCCCGCTGGACTTGCATCGCCAAGCACGAGAGCTCATTTCGCACTGGCGTCGTGGGTCCCCCGAATTCGGATGGCTCCAATGACTACGGCATCTTCCAGATCAACGATCGCTACTGGTGCCAGCCGCCCAATGGCAAGAAGTCCAGCAACGGTTGCGGGCTCAGTTGCAAGGCTTTGCTGAGCGATGACATCACCAAGTCGGTGCGTTGTGCTCAGAAGGTGTTGCAGCAACAGGGCTGGCCCGCTTGGTCCACCTGGAAGTTCTGCAAGGGCCATTTGCCCAGCATTGATCCCTGCTTCAAGTAG